The Microaerobacter geothermalis genome includes the window CCCGTCTTCAGGAGTATCAGAGAGCATCTTTAGTTGGACGGGTATTTCAGGACCCGATGGCTGGCACGGCTCCCTCTATGTCTATTGAGGAGAATATGGCCATCGCTTACCGAAGAGGACAAAAAAGAGGGCTTCGGATGGCTAGTAACCGCCGTTTAAGGGAGAAGTTTCGTGAGGCCCTTACCCAACTGGAGCTTGGACTGGAGAATCGATTGCAAAGTAAAGTCGGTTTGCTGTCAGGCGGGGAGCGTCAGGCATTAAGTTTGTTGATGGCAACCTTTACCGAACCTAAAATTTTGTTATTAGATGAGCACACCGCGGCATTGGATCCAAAGAGAGCTCAACTCATTATTGAATTAACTCAAAAAATCGTAAATAAATATCATTTAACGACATTAATGATTACCCATAACATGGAGCATGCCCTTAGGATGGGCAATCGTTTAATTATGATGCATGAGGGAGAAATCATTCTGGATTTGTCAAAGGAAGAAAAAGAAAAGATGACCGTTCGGGATCTAATTGACGCCTTTGAAAGGGGCCGCGGCGAAGCATTTGTTGATGATCGGGTCGTTCTGACATAACTGGTTGTTTTGATATGCAAAACGAATATCATGTTTTGGCCAAAAAGAAATTCATGTTGGATACCTTTTTGGTCTTTCTTTTTTGTAACGATTCTTCTATTCTATATAGACGGAATTAAACATCCATGACCTGTAGAGTCACAAATTGATATGAAAATGTATTTTCATATCAAAGATTTATACGGACAGCCTTGAAGCGGACCTGAATCACTTCCTGACGAACTCGACTAGCGGATGTGTAAATCTTTAATTCCAGATCTATGGGATATAGAATGAATCATCATATTCGGGAGGCCGCCAATGGAACATCGTTTAAATGATATCAACAGATACCGTTTCTTTATTCTCGTCATAACTGTTGCGATTGCCGGATTAAGCCAAGGTCTCCTCTTGCCCTTGCTGGCAATACTGCTTGAACAATCAGGTGTAAGTTCAGTGGTAAACGGATTAAATACGACCGGCTTATACCTTGGGATTCTTCTTTTTTCTCCGTTTATCGAAAGGCCCCTTAGAAAGTGGGGATATAAGCCCATCATCATCGGAGGGATAATTCTCGTTACAGGAAGCACCCTGCTTTTTCCTGTTTGGCAAAATCTTGCATATTGGTTTATTCTGAGAGTTTTAGTAGGAATAGGAGACAGTTCACTTCATTTCGCCACTCAACTCTGGATCACATCCACCAGCTCAGCGAAACGGCGGGGAAGGGATATTTCTATTTATGGATTGGCTTATGGAATGGGCTTTGGAGTGGGACCCCTTGGAATCAACCTTATTCCCTATGGTCTGTGGTCTCCATTTGCAGTGGTTGCTTTGTTCTATATCATGGCTATATTCCTGGTTTTAAGATTGAAAAATGACTACCCGGAAAAAGGGGATACCTTGGAGAACAATGGGAAAGAAAGATATTTTCGTTCCATCCGTCTAGCCTGGTTTGCCCTGCTTCCCGGATTTTTATATGGGTTATTGGAAGCATCCTTAAACGGAAACTTCCCGGTATATGCCTTGAGAGTCGGACTGTCGGAGGAATGGATATCGATTCTGCTCCCTTCATTTGTTTTTGGAAGTCTTCTCTTGCAAATCCCCTTGGGCATACTAAGTGACAAATTCGGAAGAAAGAAGATCCTGATGGTCGCAACCTTTGCAGGAGGCATCCTGTTTTTGTTGGTTCCCTTCACCAATGGCTCTCCATGGTTGCTGATGGCGATTTTTCTTTTGGTAGGAGGATTTGTTGGATCACTTTTCTCATTGGGACTGGCCTATTTGGCAGATATTCTTCCAAAATCATTATTGCCAACAGCAAATATTATTGCCGGAATGAATTTCAGCATTGGAAGCATTCTTGGCCCAAATATCGGCGGAATATCCATTCAATATATGGGAAATCACAGCATGTTTTACATGCTATCCGGCTTTTTGATCGTCTTCTCTGTCGCAGGAATATCGTTCAAGAAAGGGCTTTCTTTACAATCGTCCAATAGTATAGCAAAATAGAAGGAAATTGGGTAACGTAGCGAAAGGAGAATAGATTTGATAAAGGTAATAGACTTGCACAAGTATTTTGGTCAATTGGAAGTATTAAAAGGGATTAATTGTCATATTAGAGAAAAAGAGGTGGTTTGTGTCATCGGTCCTTCAGGATCAGGTAAGAGCACATTTTTGAGATGCTTAAATCTTTTGGAGGAAGTAACCAGTGGAAAGGTCATTGTAGACGGATATGATTTAACTGACCCAAAGACCGATATCAACATGGTTAGAACAGAAGTGGGGATGGTTTTTCAGCGCTTTAATCTGTTTCCTCATAAAACCGTCATTGAAAATATTATGTTGGCCCCGATGAAAGTAAGAAAACTATCAAGGGAAGAAGCCCGAAACAAGGCTTTGGCACTGTTGGAAAAGGTGGGCTTGAAGGATAAAGCGGATGTTTATCCGGACAATTTATCAGGGGGACAGATGCAAAGGGTAGCCATCGCCCGGGCGTTGGCAATGAATCCGAAAATTATGCTGTTTGATGAACCTACTTCTGCCTTGGATCCAGAGTTGGTTGGAGAAGTGCTGTCGGTTATGAAGGACCTTGCCAGGGAGGGTATGACCATGGTGGTGGTTACCCATGAAATGGGATTTGCCCGGGAAGTAGGGGATCGGGTTTTGTTTATGGATCAGGGGATTATCATGGAAGAAGGTACGCCTGAACAAATATTTACAAATCCCCAAAATGATCGAACCAAGGCATTTTTGAACAAGGTGTTATAAAAAATATATAAACAATAAGAAAAATGGGAAAATATTCGATTTAGAGAGGGATAATCAATCAAGTTATCCCTCTCTTTTTCCACTTATTACAAACTTTCATAAAGTATTCAAAAATTTATGAACAAAAAGTGAAAGCCAGCACAAACCTATTGTGATATATGTCACACTGTTTTATTCTGGAATCAGAAAGAGGCCTCTTCATCTTAACAGCAAGATAACCATAAAGAAGTTTTTGAAATCATCAGTTTCATCGTTGGTTGTCACTTTAGAACCTTAATCATGAAAGAAGGGAGATGACGGTCATGGTAGTCAAATGGCTGAGAGAAAATGTGTATGCTGCTGGTATCTTAACAATTATTCGGTTATATCTTGGTTGGACTTGGATGTCAGCTGGTTGGGGAAAACTGACAGGTGAAAAACCCTTTAGTGCAGCAGGTTTCTTAACAAGGGCGGCTGAGAATCCAGTGGTTAGTCATGATCAGGTTGTGTATCCAACTTACAATGCGTTTATTAAGGGATTTGCGCTACCTAACGTAGAATTATTTAACTTCCTGATTCCTTGGGGAGAATTTCTGGTAGGCTTAGGATTGATCCTTGGAACCTTAACTACCGCCGCAATTTTCTTCGGAATGATGATGAACTTTGCGTTTATGTTCGCAGGCACAGTTTCCAGTAATCCTTGGATGATTCTTCTCTCCATCTTTATCATTGTCGCTGGGGCAAATGCTGGAAAATTTGGTTTAGACTACTACGTTCTGCCCTATGTACGCAAATGGTTAAAGCTTGACAAAGCAGCAGCCAAAACAACCAGTGCTTAAGAGATGCCTTTAACCCTCCTGATAGGTGTGGAATTATCCACACCTATTTTTTTGCTTTCCTATTTCGTATAGCAGCAACTACGCCTTTGTCCTCGCCTGTAGGGGCTGGCCAATGTCGAGTTTTCTTTGAGCCGTAGTGAGCATTATTCCCTTTTCTTGAAAAGTTCTCAGGTTGTCAAATTGTAGCTGGTTACCTTAATATAGACATATGTTCTACCTTTGAGATACCTAGAAGTACACACCAAAAAACATACGTGAATAAGGGAGAGCGCGATGTTATCTTATACGGGTTTTATAAATGGTTTGAAACATGAATATTCGGATCCGGTTACTTATTTCTTACAACTGTCAGATGGACAAGAGATCCTGTTAAATGACTATCTTCAAAAAAAAATATCTGTTCGTTTTTTACAGGAAATTCAATGCTGTCATTGTGGGCGAAAAATAAAAAAAACCTATAACCATGGCTATTGCTATCCCTGCTTTATAAAGCTGCCGGAAAATGATTTGTGCATTGTCAAGCCCCATCAATGTCATTTTGATCAGGGTACATGTCGGGATGAATCCTTTGGAGAACGTCATTGCATGATTCCTCATTATGTTTACCTGGCGCTAAGTAGCGATGTCAAGGTGGGGATTACCAGAAAGGGAAATGAAAGAAAGAGATGGGTGGATCAAGGGGCAGTTAAGGCGATTCCCATAGCATTGGTACCCGATCGAAAAACAGCAGGAGAGTTGGAGGTTGAAATCAGCCAATTCCTCCCTGATAAAACAAACTGGCGGAAGATGATAAAAGGTGAAATTCATGAAAAGGACTTATTTCAAGTGAGGGAAGAAATAAGTTCTCACATTTCAGAACCCTTTCGCTCCTATTTGTTTAAGGCTGAAGAATTAAGTGAATTTGTATATCCTGTGCAAGAAGTAAATCATTTAAAGTCCCTGTCACTGGACAAGGAAGCAACCATAGAAAGCGAATTGCTGGGTATGAAGGGTCAATACCTTATTTTTGAACATGGAGTTTTTCATGTTAAAAAGCATACGGGTTATAAGATTCAACTTATCTGTTCGTCTTAATTGAGTTTGAAAAAGTAGTTGGCTTTTATTTGCTTTTCACCTATAATAGGAGTCAAATAAGAGCATATCCCATAAATAGGTCTTCACGATAGGTGAAGCGAAGAGGGAAGAACGGTGAAAATCCGTCGCGGTCCCGCCACTGTGTATGGGGAGTTTTCCGAAGGGCACATCAATTGTGCGGACAATCCACTGTCTTCGGATGGGAAGGAATTCGGATAACTTTGATCCATGAGCCAGGAGACCTGCCTATTTGTGCTGATTTACTCATTCCTTCGAGGAAAGGAATGGTTTAAACCATACCTGATGAGGTGTAGTTTAACGCCGGCTTCCATTTCTTGGGGGCGGGCGTTTGTTTTTTATATAATCCCACTGGTTGCATAGGAAAATATAGAACAATGAAAGGGAGAGAGAGAATGAAGAACAAAAAGTGGACTAATCGTAGAGTCACTAACATGACACTATTGGTTATGATGTTATTTGTAGCCCTTTGGCTGGCAGGCTGTGGACAGGAAACTACCTCATCCCCCGATACCAATGGAAAGAACAATCAGGAAACATCACAAACAGGGACAACAATGGAGGCAGACACAACAAAAGAAGAAGTTAAATCTTCTAGTTTTCCTGTTACCATTACCGATAAGACAGGGACCAAGGTAACGATTGAAAAAGAACCTCAACGGATCATTTCCATTATTCCCAGTACCACAGAAACTGCATTTGCATTAGGGTTAGGGGATAAAATTGTCGGAGTTTCCAAGTGGGACAACTACCCTGAAGAAGTGAAAGAAAAGACAATTGTAGGAGAATTAGAGGTTAATTTAGAAAAAGTATTGGAACTTCAACCAGATTTGGTAATAGGGAATCTAAGTAACGGTAAAAGCATAGAAGTCCTTCGCAAGGCCGGAGTAACGGTGTTTATTGTTGATGCCAACACCCTGGAGGAAACCTATGAATCCATTAAAAACATTGGTTTGGTAACCGGAAGAACAAAAGAAGCGGAGGAAATCATCGCTAGGATGGATGAAGAAAAAACCAGCGTAGTTGAGGCAGTAAAAAATATTCCCCAGGAAAAGCGGAAAAAAGTATGGATCGAAGTATCACCAGATTTGTATACGGCAGGTTCCGGGACATTTATGAATGAGCTGCTCACCCTTGCTGGAGGCATCAATGTTGCTGCTGACCAATCCGGTTGGGTTCAATTAAGTGAAGAAACCGTGATTGAGAGAAGTCCCGAAGTCATCTTTACCACCTATGGCTATTATGTGCCGAATGCTGCTGAACAAGTAAAAGCAAGATCAGGATGGAACAATGTTCCTGCTGTTCAAAACGGCCAAATTTTTGATTTAAATTCTGACTTAGTGAATCGACCCGGACCACGAGTAATCCAAGGATTAGTGGAAATGGCCAAGTTTTTATATCCTGAACTGGTGAAGTAAGATGGTAAAAACGTGGAATAAAAGGGGAAAAAATCGACTAGGTATTGAAATATTCCTTATTTTTTCCCTTCTTTTCCTATCCATCATCATTACAGTTTCAGTCGGAAGTGCCAATTTGTCGATTTTGACGGTATGGCAGGTGATTTCCAGCCATGTAGGGTTTGGCAATCAAATGTGGGAAGGAACACCCGCTGATTCGATCATCTGGAATATCCGACTTCCCCGGGTGATGCTCGCTTTAATTGTGGGAGCCGCGCTCTCTCTGTCAGGGGTTACGTTTCAGGGAATATTAAGAAACCCATTGGCTGACCCCTTCGTCCTTGGAGTCTCATCCGGTGCAGCCCTTGGCGCAGCGTTTGTGATTGTTAGTGGATGGCCAGTACTCTTTTTTGGGCAATGGGCCATTCCCATATTTGCCTTTATCACTGCATTGATAACCTTAGCTTTTGTCTATTATTTAGCTGGTTTAAAGGGAGAAGTATCCCTTGAAACCATTATCTTGGCGGGAGTTGTCGTTCAGGCATTTGCAGGAGCACTTCTTACCTTCATCATATCTATTTCAAAAGAAAAGCTTCAATCGATCATCTATTGGCTGATGGGAAGCTTAGCCTTATCTGACTGGAGACAAGGAATTATCGTACTGATTCCATTGGTTATTGGATTTATGATTATCTGGCTCCATAGTAGAGAATTAAATCTCTTTGCCCTTGGGGAGAGGGAGGCTTATCATTTAGGAACAGACGTTCCTCGAAAAAGACTTTTACTGCTTATCACCGCCTCATTTATGGCAAGTGCGGCTGTTTCCATTGCTGGGATCATTGGATTTGTAGGTTTGGTCATTCCCCATATGGTTCGCATTTTATTTGGACCTGATCATCGGTTTCTTATCCCTTTGTCCGGAGTTTTAGGAGCAATCTTTCTACTATGGGCCGATACCTTGGCTAGAACCGTCATTCAACCGGTGGAGCTTCCAATTGGAGTGATCACCGCCCTTGCAGGGGCTCCCTTATTCGCCTATCTGTTAAAAAAACGCCGGTATCCATTATAAGGAGAGAATATCTGTGATAGAGGTAAAACAGCTGACCTATTCCATTCATCAAAAAGTGATTATTCAAGATATATCCTTTTGCCTGAGAAAGGGAGAAAGTTTGGCGGTAGTCGGACCCAATGGTTCAGGAAAGACTACCCTGTTAAAGGCGATAACAGGAATTCTTCAACAGGTAAATGGAGAAATTTACATTGACGGGATTTCCGTCACCAAATGGAATAGAAAAAAGTTAGCCACCAAGATGGCTGTTCTTGTGCAAGAAGGAATCCCTGCCACTTCCTTTACCGTTGAAGAAGTGGTTCGTATGGGGAGGTATCCTCATCGAGGGAGATTTACCCTGGAATCTGCCCATGATAAAGAGATGATAAAAAGGGTCATGAAAGCGGTTGATATTGAGACGCTTAAAGATAAACCGATCTATAAATTAAGCGGGGGCGAAAGACAAAGGGTTGCCTTTGCCAAAGCAATGGTTCAGGAACCAAGTATCCTATTACTGGATGAACCCACTACTTTTTTAGATATCGGATATCAAACGAAGGTATTGGACCTGGTGAAACAATGGCAGAAGGACTGTGGACTCACGATATTGATGATCCTTCATGACTTAAATTTGGCTGCTCAGTATGGGGAT containing:
- a CDS encoding ABC transporter ATP-binding protein, whose translation is MLQIQQVTKVFNPGTVNEKIALNHINLHLSPGDFVCVIGTNGAGKSTLMNAIAGTFPVDHGHILIDKQDVTRLQEYQRASLVGRVFQDPMAGTAPSMSIEENMAIAYRRGQKRGLRMASNRRLREKFREALTQLELGLENRLQSKVGLLSGGERQALSLLMATFTEPKILLLDEHTAALDPKRAQLIIELTQKIVNKYHLTTLMITHNMEHALRMGNRLIMMHEGEIILDLSKEEKEKMTVRDLIDAFERGRGEAFVDDRVVLT
- a CDS encoding MFS transporter, coding for MEHRLNDINRYRFFILVITVAIAGLSQGLLLPLLAILLEQSGVSSVVNGLNTTGLYLGILLFSPFIERPLRKWGYKPIIIGGIILVTGSTLLFPVWQNLAYWFILRVLVGIGDSSLHFATQLWITSTSSAKRRGRDISIYGLAYGMGFGVGPLGINLIPYGLWSPFAVVALFYIMAIFLVLRLKNDYPEKGDTLENNGKERYFRSIRLAWFALLPGFLYGLLEASLNGNFPVYALRVGLSEEWISILLPSFVFGSLLLQIPLGILSDKFGRKKILMVATFAGGILFLLVPFTNGSPWLLMAIFLLVGGFVGSLFSLGLAYLADILPKSLLPTANIIAGMNFSIGSILGPNIGGISIQYMGNHSMFYMLSGFLIVFSVAGISFKKGLSLQSSNSIAK
- a CDS encoding amino acid ABC transporter ATP-binding protein, with the protein product MIKVIDLHKYFGQLEVLKGINCHIREKEVVCVIGPSGSGKSTFLRCLNLLEEVTSGKVIVDGYDLTDPKTDINMVRTEVGMVFQRFNLFPHKTVIENIMLAPMKVRKLSREEARNKALALLEKVGLKDKADVYPDNLSGGQMQRVAIARALAMNPKIMLFDEPTSALDPELVGEVLSVMKDLAREGMTMVVVTHEMGFAREVGDRVLFMDQGIIMEEGTPEQIFTNPQNDRTKAFLNKVL
- a CDS encoding DoxX family protein, giving the protein MVVKWLRENVYAAGILTIIRLYLGWTWMSAGWGKLTGEKPFSAAGFLTRAAENPVVSHDQVVYPTYNAFIKGFALPNVELFNFLIPWGEFLVGLGLILGTLTTAAIFFGMMMNFAFMFAGTVSSNPWMILLSIFIIVAGANAGKFGLDYYVLPYVRKWLKLDKAAAKTTSA
- a CDS encoding DUF2797 domain-containing protein; this translates as MLSYTGFINGLKHEYSDPVTYFLQLSDGQEILLNDYLQKKISVRFLQEIQCCHCGRKIKKTYNHGYCYPCFIKLPENDLCIVKPHQCHFDQGTCRDESFGERHCMIPHYVYLALSSDVKVGITRKGNERKRWVDQGAVKAIPIALVPDRKTAGELEVEISQFLPDKTNWRKMIKGEIHEKDLFQVREEISSHISEPFRSYLFKAEELSEFVYPVQEVNHLKSLSLDKEATIESELLGMKGQYLIFEHGVFHVKKHTGYKIQLICSS
- a CDS encoding ABC transporter substrate-binding protein encodes the protein MKNKKWTNRRVTNMTLLVMMLFVALWLAGCGQETTSSPDTNGKNNQETSQTGTTMEADTTKEEVKSSSFPVTITDKTGTKVTIEKEPQRIISIIPSTTETAFALGLGDKIVGVSKWDNYPEEVKEKTIVGELEVNLEKVLELQPDLVIGNLSNGKSIEVLRKAGVTVFIVDANTLEETYESIKNIGLVTGRTKEAEEIIARMDEEKTSVVEAVKNIPQEKRKKVWIEVSPDLYTAGSGTFMNELLTLAGGINVAADQSGWVQLSEETVIERSPEVIFTTYGYYVPNAAEQVKARSGWNNVPAVQNGQIFDLNSDLVNRPGPRVIQGLVEMAKFLYPELVK
- a CDS encoding FecCD family ABC transporter permease, with the translated sequence MVKTWNKRGKNRLGIEIFLIFSLLFLSIIITVSVGSANLSILTVWQVISSHVGFGNQMWEGTPADSIIWNIRLPRVMLALIVGAALSLSGVTFQGILRNPLADPFVLGVSSGAALGAAFVIVSGWPVLFFGQWAIPIFAFITALITLAFVYYLAGLKGEVSLETIILAGVVVQAFAGALLTFIISISKEKLQSIIYWLMGSLALSDWRQGIIVLIPLVIGFMIIWLHSRELNLFALGEREAYHLGTDVPRKRLLLLITASFMASAAVSIAGIIGFVGLVIPHMVRILFGPDHRFLIPLSGVLGAIFLLWADTLARTVIQPVELPIGVITALAGAPLFAYLLKKRRYPL
- a CDS encoding heme ABC transporter ATP-binding protein, whose translation is MIEVKQLTYSIHQKVIIQDISFCLRKGESLAVVGPNGSGKTTLLKAITGILQQVNGEIYIDGISVTKWNRKKLATKMAVLVQEGIPATSFTVEEVVRMGRYPHRGRFTLESAHDKEMIKRVMKAVDIETLKDKPIYKLSGGERQRVAFAKAMVQEPSILLLDEPTTFLDIGYQTKVLDLVKQWQKDCGLTILMILHDLNLAAQYGDRMMLIHEGKVKKLGSSDAVMNADLLEMVYGIRPLIIKHPKLGISQILPWPEQYKGMEGKKLVRF